A DNA window from Streptococcus mutans contains the following coding sequences:
- a CDS encoding class A sortase has protein sequence MKKERQSRKKRSFLRTFLPILLLVIGLALIFNTPIRNTLIAWNTNRYQVSNVSKKEIERNKAAHSSFDFKKVESISTQSVLAAQMAAQKLPVIGGIAIPDLKINLPIFKGLDNVGLTYGAGTMKNDQVMGENNYALASHHVFGMTGSSQMLFSPLERAKEGMEIYLTDKNKVYTYVISEVKTVTPEHVEVIDNRPGQNEVTLVTCTDAGATARTIVHGTYKGETDFNKTSKKIKKAFRQSYNQISF, from the coding sequence ATGAAAAAAGAACGTCAATCTAGGAAAAAACGAAGTTTTTTAAGGACCTTTCTGCCTATCCTTTTATTAGTGATTGGTTTAGCACTAATCTTCAATACTCCAATTAGAAATACTCTAATTGCTTGGAATACCAATAGATATCAGGTTTCCAATGTTAGCAAGAAGGAGATTGAACGCAACAAGGCTGCCCATTCTTCCTTTGATTTTAAAAAGGTGGAATCCATCAGTACTCAATCGGTACTGGCAGCACAAATGGCTGCTCAGAAGCTTCCTGTAATTGGCGGAATTGCCATTCCAGACTTAAAAATCAACTTACCAATCTTCAAAGGATTAGATAATGTTGGCTTAACATATGGTGCTGGAACGATGAAAAATGACCAAGTCATGGGAGAAAATAATTATGCTCTTGCTAGCCATCATGTTTTTGGTATGACCGGATCTTCACAGATGCTCTTTTCACCTTTAGAACGTGCAAAAGAAGGCATGGAAATTTATCTGACTGATAAAAATAAGGTTTATACTTATGTTATTAGTGAAGTGAAAACTGTCACACCTGAACATGTAGAAGTTATTGACAATCGGCCGGGACAAAATGAAGTTACTTTGGTCACTTGTACAGATGCGGGGGCGACTGCCAGAACAATTGTTCATGGCACATATAAGGGGGAAACTGATTTTAATAAGACTTCCAAAAAGATAAAAAAAGCTTTTAGGCAGTCCTATAATCAAATATCATTTTAA
- a CDS encoding VOC family protein produces MKLKAVHHVALIVSDYDKSYEFYVNQLGFEVIRENHRPKRHDYKLDLKCGDIELEIFGNKLTDSNYCAPPERISWPREACGLRHLAFYVEDVEASRQELIALGIRVEEVRYDDYTGKKMAFFFDPDGLPLELHE; encoded by the coding sequence ATGAAATTAAAAGCAGTTCATCATGTTGCTTTGATAGTTTCGGATTATGATAAATCTTATGAGTTTTATGTTAATCAATTGGGTTTTGAAGTCATTCGAGAAAATCACAGGCCGAAACGTCATGATTACAAACTTGATTTGAAATGTGGTGATATTGAGTTAGAAATTTTTGGAAATAAGTTAACGGACTCTAATTACTGCGCCCCACCAGAGCGTATCAGTTGGCCGCGAGAAGCTTGTGGCTTGAGACATCTAGCTTTTTATGTAGAAGATGTTGAGGCATCTAGGCAAGAGTTGATAGCTTTAGGTATAAGAGTTGAAGAGGTTCGTTATGATGATTATACAGGTAAAAAAATGGCTTTCTTTTTTGATCCAGATGGTCTGCCTTTGGAATTACATGAATAG
- a CDS encoding DUF1002 domain-containing protein, protein MILRKLLIGGILFLTSIVPLSFVAASGNDSVQKVIDESYVQPDYVMGYSLSEEQRSQTLNLLGYSADKDTNVKTLNTSSYAKIMNVADDPSLQLYSSVKIQKLGNKETLDVQIVTPENITKVTQDMYRNAAVTLGIEHAKITVAAPIAVTGESALAGIYYSLEENGASVSEESKNLAQEELNTLSGINEENKGKESYDADKLNVALTDIKSAVADSGDKLTKDQVRKIVENTLKNYNLNSSMTDKQITLIVNFAFKLSKSEVIHNKGFKSTLNSLKDSIVANAKSTFKGLNLKFNANKAIESGKGFFAKIWQWLVNFFTGLFS, encoded by the coding sequence ATGATTTTACGAAAATTATTAATAGGCGGAATACTTTTTCTGACTTCTATAGTACCTTTAAGTTTCGTTGCTGCTAGCGGCAACGATTCTGTTCAGAAGGTTATTGATGAATCTTATGTTCAGCCAGACTATGTTATGGGGTATTCTTTAAGTGAAGAGCAGCGCAGTCAAACATTGAATTTGTTGGGTTATAGTGCTGATAAGGATACCAATGTTAAAACACTAAATACAAGCAGCTATGCTAAAATTATGAATGTTGCTGATGATCCAAGTTTGCAGTTATATTCATCTGTTAAGATTCAAAAATTAGGTAATAAGGAAACACTTGATGTGCAGATTGTTACTCCTGAAAACATCACGAAAGTGACACAGGATATGTATCGAAATGCCGCTGTAACGCTTGGAATTGAACATGCTAAAATTACAGTTGCAGCACCAATTGCTGTAACGGGAGAATCAGCTTTAGCGGGTATTTATTACTCACTTGAAGAAAATGGTGCAAGCGTTTCTGAAGAAAGTAAAAATTTGGCTCAAGAAGAACTCAATACCCTTTCTGGAATTAATGAGGAAAATAAAGGAAAAGAAAGTTATGATGCTGATAAGCTTAATGTTGCTCTAACAGACATTAAATCTGCAGTGGCTGATTCAGGTGATAAATTAACAAAAGATCAAGTTCGAAAGATTGTTGAGAATACGTTGAAAAATTACAATTTAAATTCTTCAATGACTGACAAACAAATAACATTAATCGTTAATTTTGCATTTAAACTTTCAAAGAGTGAGGTTATTCACAATAAAGGGTTTAAATCAACTCTGAATTCTCTAAAAGACAGTATTGTTGCTAATGCTAAATCAACTTTTAAGGGACTCAACTTAAAGTTTAATGCTAACAAAGCTATTGAGTCCGGTAAAGGTTTTTTTGCTAAAATCTGGCAATGGCTTGTTAATTTTTTTACAGGATTATTTTCCTAA
- a CDS encoding NRAMP family divalent metal transporter gives MAEEERSTWKSKFKAMGPGILMASAAVGGSHIVSSTQAGAIYGWQLAIIVLLVNLFKYPFFRFGSQYTLQNNKSLIEGYKEKGKFYLWVFFIMNIFSAVVNTAAVGILAAAILYNIFPNGFGLSISQLTTALIIVTLAMLLIGGYRFLDGLSKWVMTALTLATTLAVVIALFKHREYAPDFTAPSPWQLTALPFIVSLMGWMPAPIEISAINSMWTVEKRKTAKVSLTDGIFDFNVGYIGTAVLAFIFLALGALIQFGSGQQVKSASAAYIAQFINMYESSFGAWSRLLIAFIAFLCIFGTTITVIDGYSRANNETMRLLFGRKEASQKVLNVWMVFTSIIGIIIVLLFAGDVATLMRFAMIASFLTTPVYAYLNYSLVNNKEHKLSVWLNWLSIFGLIYLAGFAIFFLVYITGLLS, from the coding sequence ATGGCGGAAGAGGAACGCTCAACATGGAAAAGCAAATTTAAAGCTATGGGACCGGGGATCCTTATGGCATCAGCAGCTGTTGGTGGATCCCATATTGTATCATCAACGCAAGCAGGCGCTATTTACGGCTGGCAGTTGGCCATTATTGTTTTATTGGTTAACTTGTTTAAATATCCATTTTTTCGTTTTGGCTCGCAATACACACTGCAAAATAATAAAAGTCTGATTGAAGGCTACAAAGAAAAAGGGAAATTTTATTTGTGGGTATTTTTTATCATGAATATATTCTCAGCTGTTGTCAATACAGCAGCTGTTGGAATTCTAGCTGCGGCAATTCTTTATAATATCTTCCCGAATGGATTTGGCCTGTCTATCTCGCAATTAACAACAGCCCTTATCATAGTAACCTTGGCAATGCTTTTAATTGGAGGTTATCGTTTTCTTGATGGCTTATCTAAGTGGGTGATGACAGCCTTGACTTTGGCGACAACCTTGGCTGTTGTTATTGCTCTCTTTAAACATAGAGAATATGCTCCAGATTTCACAGCACCATCACCGTGGCAACTAACAGCCCTGCCTTTTATTGTTTCTTTGATGGGCTGGATGCCAGCTCCGATTGAAATTTCGGCTATCAATTCTATGTGGACGGTTGAAAAGCGCAAGACAGCAAAAGTTTCTCTGACTGATGGTATTTTTGACTTTAACGTTGGTTATATCGGAACAGCGGTTCTTGCATTTATCTTCTTGGCACTGGGTGCTTTGATTCAATTTGGTTCAGGCCAACAAGTTAAGAGTGCTAGTGCAGCTTACATTGCCCAGTTTATCAATATGTATGAATCGTCCTTTGGTGCTTGGTCTCGTCTTTTGATTGCCTTCATTGCCTTTTTGTGCATCTTTGGTACAACCATTACAGTTATTGATGGCTATTCGCGTGCCAATAATGAAACCATGCGCTTACTGTTTGGACGAAAGGAAGCTTCACAAAAGGTGCTTAATGTTTGGATGGTCTTTACATCTATTATTGGGATTATTATTGTTCTTTTATTTGCAGGTGATGTTGCAACTCTAATGCGCTTTGCTATGATTGCGTCTTTCCTGACAACGCCAGTTTATGCTTATTTGAATTATTCATTGGTTAATAACAAGGAGCACAAGCTATCTGTTTGGCTGAATTGGTTATCAATTTTTGGTTTGATTTATCTGGCTGGTTTTGCTATTTTCTTTCTGGTTTATATAACTGGTCTACTCAGCTAA
- a CDS encoding Cof-type HAD-IIB family hydrolase, with protein MSVKVIATDMDGTFLNSKGSYDHNRFQRILKQLQERDIRFVVASSNPYRQLREHFPDCHEQLTFVGENGANIISKNQSLVEVFQQREDIASIIYFIEEKYPQAVVVLSGEKKGYLKKGVSENIVKMLSPFFPVLELVNSFSPLPDERFFKLTLQVKEEESAQIIKAIADYKTSQRLVGTVSGFGYIDIITKGLHKGWALQQLLKRWNFTGDHLMAFGDGGNDIEMLKLAKYSYAMANAPKNVKAAANYQAKSNDESGVLDVIDNYLSSID; from the coding sequence ATGAGTGTGAAAGTTATTGCAACCGATATGGATGGAACCTTCTTAAATTCTAAAGGGAGTTACGATCATAACCGATTTCAGAGAATCTTAAAACAACTGCAAGAAAGAGATATTCGCTTTGTTGTCGCAAGCAGCAATCCATACCGTCAATTGCGCGAACATTTTCCTGATTGTCATGAGCAGTTAACTTTTGTCGGTGAAAATGGTGCTAATATTATTTCTAAAAATCAATCCTTGGTTGAAGTTTTCCAGCAAAGAGAGGATATCGCCAGTATCATTTACTTTATTGAAGAGAAGTATCCTCAAGCTGTTGTTGTCTTATCGGGAGAAAAGAAAGGCTATCTAAAAAAGGGCGTTTCTGAGAATATTGTCAAAATGCTTTCACCTTTCTTTCCTGTTTTAGAACTTGTGAACTCGTTTTCCCCTCTTCCTGATGAACGCTTTTTTAAGTTGACCTTGCAGGTTAAAGAAGAGGAGTCAGCTCAAATCATAAAGGCTATTGCTGATTATAAAACAAGTCAGCGCTTGGTAGGAACGGTCAGCGGTTTTGGTTATATTGATATTATTACAAAAGGACTGCACAAGGGATGGGCCTTACAGCAGTTATTGAAACGTTGGAATTTTACTGGTGATCATTTAATGGCTTTTGGTGATGGCGGAAATGATATTGAAATGCTAAAACTAGCTAAGTATTCTTATGCTATGGCTAATGCACCTAAAAATGTTAAGGCAGCTGCTAATTATCAAGCTAAGTCAAATGATGAATCTGGAGTCTTAGACGTTATTGATAATTATCTATCTTCTATTGATTAG
- a CDS encoding SGNH/GDSL hydrolase family protein, with protein sequence MENRTAKKRQKERGSAELTTYQMKRLQTFQKANSKVKADSIVFAGDSITEFFPLKKYLGHDLPLVNRGIAGTDSVWLLEHIEDQVLTLSPAKVFLMIGINDIGRGYPLLDIVARISDIIAQIRANHILTKIYVLSVLPVNESDQYAGKVKIRNNALIQVLNQHLQVLSGVNYIDLYPLLLDEKGELAEDYTTDGLHLTQTAYDKIAQTIKTDL encoded by the coding sequence TTGGAAAATAGAACTGCTAAAAAACGTCAAAAAGAAAGAGGGAGTGCTGAATTGACTACCTATCAAATGAAACGGCTGCAAACTTTTCAGAAAGCCAACAGTAAGGTTAAAGCGGATAGTATCGTATTTGCAGGAGATTCCATCACTGAGTTTTTCCCTTTGAAAAAATATCTAGGTCATGATTTACCTTTAGTCAATAGAGGAATAGCTGGGACAGATTCTGTTTGGCTTTTGGAACATATAGAAGATCAAGTGTTGACTTTGAGTCCTGCTAAAGTTTTCTTGATGATTGGCATTAATGATATCGGTAGAGGTTATCCTCTGTTAGACATTGTCGCAAGGATCTCGGATATCATTGCTCAAATTAGAGCTAATCATATTTTGACAAAGATTTATGTATTGTCTGTATTACCAGTCAATGAATCTGATCAGTATGCTGGTAAGGTAAAAATCAGAAATAATGCACTTATTCAGGTGTTAAATCAGCATTTACAGGTTTTATCTGGGGTTAACTATATTGATTTATATCCATTATTGTTAGATGAAAAAGGAGAATTAGCTGAGGATTATACGACGGACGGACTGCATTTGACTCAAACAGCCTATGATAAAATTGCTCAAACCATAAAAACAGACTTATAA
- a CDS encoding VOC family protein, whose product MESKGNQTPNLVAKYVKDLETVRRFFEKYFDDQANELYHNRKKRFKSYFLSSDDSVRLEIISKKNINHDKLTQEHLGFIHLAFSVGSKKG is encoded by the coding sequence ATAGAATCCAAAGGAAATCAAACACCCAATCTAGTAGCCAAGTATGTTAAAGATTTGGAAACAGTGAGAAGGTTTTTTGAAAAATACTTTGATGATCAAGCAAATGAACTCTATCATAATCGAAAGAAGAGATTTAAGTCGTATTTTTTATCTTCTGATGATAGTGTACGTTTGGAAATTATAAGCAAGAAAAATATTAATCATGATAAGCTAACTCAAGAGCATCTCGGCTTTATACACCTAGCTTTTAGTGTAGGTAGCAAAAAAGGTTGA
- a CDS encoding histidine phosphatase family protein, with product MVQTLYLMRHGETLFNTQKRVQGWCDSPLTDLGITQAKLVRDYFQEKGITFDKVYSSTQERATDTLKLITNQSYQQLKGLKEMNFGIFEAQPESLLPRFRPGSSSFEDLLVPYGGEDIAQVGKRIYETILTTLKKQSAQTLLMVSHGAALYGLILELNIQLPQDLRFGNCAICKYQYENGHLNLLSVIDPLKNISFDI from the coding sequence ATGGTTCAAACGCTATATCTTATGCGCCATGGAGAAACCTTATTTAACACACAAAAGCGCGTTCAAGGGTGGTGTGATTCTCCCTTGACTGATCTGGGAATTACTCAAGCAAAATTAGTGAGAGATTATTTTCAAGAAAAAGGAATTACTTTTGATAAGGTCTATTCCTCAACACAGGAGCGGGCGACAGATACTTTGAAATTGATTACAAATCAATCTTATCAACAGTTGAAGGGATTGAAAGAAATGAATTTCGGGATTTTTGAAGCTCAACCAGAAAGCTTGCTGCCTCGTTTTAGACCTGGTTCGTCTTCTTTTGAAGACTTACTGGTTCCTTATGGTGGTGAAGATATTGCTCAAGTGGGTAAACGTATTTATGAAACAATTCTTACAACTTTGAAAAAACAGTCAGCCCAAACGCTGTTGATGGTCAGTCATGGTGCAGCATTATATGGATTGATACTTGAATTGAACATTCAATTGCCTCAGGATCTTCGTTTTGGAAATTGTGCTATTTGCAAGTACCAGTATGAGAATGGTCATCTGAACTTGCTTAGTGTTATTGATCCCTTGAAAAATATTTCTTTTGATATTTAG
- a CDS encoding histidine phosphatase family protein has protein sequence MSKHFYLMRHGQTRFNEQHRIQGVCDSPLTELGIKQAQQAADYFKDKGIVFEEIYSSTQERACDTAEIVSGRKDIIRLKGLKEWDFGTFEGQQEYLNPPLQAGGVGYGDYFVVHGGESNQDVRERMGETVRNLLENSSAKTILAVSHGGAIAQFFRHILADPPQIRGMHNCAILHFYYDNGEFDLLSIYNPDDASFVYRKGDQR, from the coding sequence ATGAGTAAACATTTTTATTTGATGCGGCATGGGCAAACACGCTTTAATGAGCAGCACAGAATCCAAGGAGTTTGTGATTCACCCCTGACCGAACTTGGTATTAAACAAGCTCAACAAGCAGCAGATTATTTTAAAGATAAGGGAATTGTTTTTGAAGAAATATATTCTTCCACACAAGAACGTGCCTGTGACACTGCGGAAATCGTTTCAGGACGAAAAGATATTATTCGCTTGAAAGGCTTGAAAGAATGGGATTTTGGAACTTTTGAAGGGCAACAGGAATACCTCAATCCTCCTTTGCAAGCTGGTGGTGTTGGTTATGGCGATTATTTTGTTGTCCATGGTGGTGAATCAAATCAAGACGTACGTGAGCGTATGGGAGAGACTGTCAGAAACTTGCTAGAAAATAGCTCTGCCAAAACCATTCTTGCTGTCAGTCACGGTGGCGCCATTGCTCAGTTTTTTCGTCATATTCTAGCTGATCCACCACAAATTCGCGGTATGCACAACTGTGCTATTTTGCATTTTTACTATGACAATGGTGAATTTGATCTTTTATCTATTTACAATCCAGATGATGCCAGTTTTGTTTATAGAAAGGGAGACCAAAGATGA
- a CDS encoding histidine phosphatase family protein produces MTTIYLMRHGQTLFNVQKRIQGWSDSPLTEVGIEQAKQAGNYLRKLGLTFNSLYCSTAERASDTLELVTGRTVYKRLKGLKEMNFGAYEGQQEYLHPPRTVRRETGNYYEKFGGETDRAVQERLLKTMTAIAQAEAGKTVLAVSHAGALSQFLLALGLEEKLTFFPSNCCVLEFHYETDQFDLVRFIDTLEEKIINL; encoded by the coding sequence ATGACAACCATTTATTTGATGAGACATGGTCAGACCTTATTCAATGTCCAAAAACGTATTCAGGGCTGGTCGGATTCCCCTTTGACAGAAGTGGGAATTGAGCAGGCTAAACAAGCTGGCAACTATCTCAGGAAATTGGGTTTGACTTTTAATAGTCTCTACTGTTCAACCGCTGAACGTGCCAGCGATACCCTAGAATTAGTAACAGGACGGACAGTATATAAACGTCTCAAGGGATTGAAAGAGATGAACTTTGGAGCTTATGAAGGTCAACAAGAATACCTACATCCACCGCGTACAGTTCGTCGGGAAACAGGTAATTACTATGAAAAATTTGGCGGTGAAACAGACAGAGCTGTTCAAGAGCGCTTATTAAAAACAATGACAGCTATTGCTCAAGCAGAAGCTGGCAAAACTGTTTTAGCAGTTAGTCATGCAGGTGCTTTGTCACAATTTTTACTGGCTCTTGGCTTAGAAGAGAAATTGACTTTCTTTCCAAGTAATTGTTGCGTTTTAGAATTTCACTACGAGACTGACCAATTTGATCTTGTACGCTTTATTGATACTTTAGAAGAAAAAATAATCAATTTATAA
- a CDS encoding 6-phospho-beta-glucosidase, producing the protein MIKLKPFPQGFLWGGATAANQCEGAYNVDGRGLANVDVVPIGEDRFPIIAGKKKMFDFEEGYFYPAKDSIDMYHHFKEDIALFGEMGFKTYRLSIAWTRIFPQGDELEPNEAGLQFYEDLFKECHKYGIEPLVTITHFDCPMHLIEEYGGWRNRKMLEFYERLCRTLFTRFKGFVKYWLTFNEINMILHAPFMGAGLYFEEGENEEEVKYQSAHHELVASAIATKLAHEIDAENQVGCMLAAGQYYPNTCNPSDYWKAMKEDRSNYFFIDVQARGEYPNYAKKQFERDGLNIIMTQEDLQLLKENTVDFVSFSYYSSRVASADPKINDETQGNIFASIKNPYLSSSEWGWQIDPLGLRITLNTIWDRYQKPMFIVENGLGAIDKPDKNGYVEDDYRIDYLREHIKAMNAAINEDGVQLLGYTTWGCIDLVSAGTGEMKKRYGFIYVDRDNTGNGTLKRSKKKSFDWYKKVIASNGTDL; encoded by the coding sequence ATGATAAAATTAAAACCGTTTCCACAGGGATTTTTATGGGGTGGTGCAACAGCTGCTAACCAATGCGAAGGCGCCTATAATGTTGATGGCCGTGGTTTAGCCAATGTTGACGTTGTGCCAATCGGTGAAGATCGCTTTCCGATTATTGCTGGTAAAAAGAAGATGTTTGACTTTGAAGAAGGTTATTTTTATCCAGCTAAAGATTCCATTGATATGTACCATCATTTCAAAGAAGATATCGCTCTTTTTGGAGAAATGGGCTTCAAAACTTATCGTCTTTCGATTGCTTGGACGCGTATTTTTCCACAGGGAGATGAGTTAGAACCTAATGAAGCTGGTTTGCAATTCTATGAGGATTTGTTTAAGGAATGTCATAAATACGGCATTGAACCATTGGTGACCATAACACATTTTGATTGCCCTATGCACTTGATTGAAGAATATGGTGGTTGGCGTAATCGTAAGATGTTAGAATTTTATGAACGTCTTTGCCGTACACTTTTTACACGATTTAAGGGTTTTGTTAAATATTGGTTGACATTCAATGAAATCAATATGATTCTTCATGCACCATTTATGGGAGCAGGTTTGTATTTTGAAGAAGGTGAAAATGAAGAAGAGGTGAAGTATCAATCTGCTCATCATGAATTGGTCGCGTCAGCTATTGCTACTAAGCTAGCACATGAAATTGATGCAGAAAATCAAGTTGGCTGTATGTTGGCAGCTGGACAGTATTATCCGAATACTTGCAATCCTAGTGATTATTGGAAAGCTATGAAGGAGGATCGTTCTAATTATTTCTTTATTGATGTCCAGGCGCGGGGAGAGTATCCTAATTATGCTAAAAAGCAATTTGAACGTGATGGTCTGAATATTATCATGACGCAAGAAGATTTACAGCTCTTAAAAGAAAATACAGTTGACTTTGTTTCTTTCTCTTATTATTCAAGCCGAGTGGCTTCTGCTGATCCAAAAATTAACGACGAAACGCAAGGGAATATCTTTGCCTCTATTAAAAATCCTTACTTGTCATCATCTGAATGGGGTTGGCAAATTGATCCGCTCGGTCTTCGGATTACTCTTAATACCATTTGGGATCGCTATCAAAAGCCAATGTTCATTGTTGAAAATGGTCTTGGAGCAATTGATAAGCCAGATAAAAATGGCTATGTTGAAGACGATTATCGGATTGATTACTTGCGCGAACACATTAAGGCTATGAATGCTGCGATTAATGAAGATGGTGTTCAACTCCTAGGTTATACCACTTGGGGCTGTATTGACCTTGTTTCTGCAGGTACGGGTGAAATGAAAAAACGCTATGGCTTCATTTATGTTGACCGTGATAATACTGGTAATGGCACTCTTAAGCGCTCTAAAAAGAAATCGTTTGACTGGTATAAGAAAGTCATTGCTTCTAATGGAACAGACTTGTAG
- a CDS encoding AI-2E family transporter gives MKIKKSYVAYPVLVFVICYAILANWSAGAKILNTFLSALSPFLTGAAIGYIVNIVMSAYERLYDKLIKSQSLLKAKRPLTMVLAYATFVLVVVLIFTIVLPDLIASLKSLLSINPKDIQNIINEVQHNKWVSKMLASFGGDTQISSLISNYSRQILSQFLSVLTNVLTSVTSIASALISIFVSIIFSMYVLANKEKLGRQFNLLIDTYLGKYSGTVHYLVGILHSRFHGFFVGQTLEAMILGTLTAIGMMLFNLPYAATIGILIAFTALIPVVGAYIGVTIGTILILTQSFSQAVVFLVFVILLQQFEGNVIYPRVVGSSIGLPSMWVLLAITIGGALAGLVGMLMAVPILASLYQIIKDHVYQKQTQKASQEK, from the coding sequence ATGAAAATCAAAAAATCTTATGTTGCTTATCCTGTTTTGGTCTTTGTCATTTGTTATGCAATTTTGGCAAACTGGTCAGCAGGAGCTAAAATATTGAATACTTTTTTGTCTGCTCTATCTCCTTTTTTAACAGGAGCTGCCATTGGTTATATTGTTAACATTGTTATGAGTGCCTATGAAAGACTTTATGATAAATTGATTAAGTCACAAAGTCTTTTGAAGGCTAAACGGCCTTTGACTATGGTTTTAGCTTATGCAACTTTTGTGCTTGTTGTCGTTCTCATTTTTACCATTGTTCTACCAGATTTGATTGCTAGCCTTAAATCCTTGCTGTCTATTAACCCAAAGGATATTCAAAATATCATCAATGAAGTCCAACACAATAAATGGGTTTCCAAAATGTTAGCATCTTTTGGAGGAGATACACAAATTAGCAGCCTCATTTCTAATTACAGCCGACAAATTTTGAGTCAATTTTTGAGTGTTTTAACAAATGTACTAACTTCGGTTACTTCAATAGCATCAGCTTTAATTTCAATTTTTGTTAGTATTATCTTTTCCATGTATGTTCTAGCTAATAAAGAGAAATTAGGGCGTCAGTTTAATCTTCTAATTGATACTTACCTTGGTAAATATTCTGGGACAGTTCATTATCTTGTTGGTATTTTGCACAGTCGCTTTCATGGTTTTTTTGTTGGTCAGACTTTAGAAGCCATGATCTTAGGAACATTGACAGCTATTGGTATGATGCTATTTAACTTACCTTATGCAGCGACAATTGGGATCTTGATTGCTTTTACTGCTCTGATACCGGTTGTTGGTGCTTACATTGGTGTTACTATTGGAACTATATTAATTTTGACACAGTCCTTCTCACAGGCAGTTGTCTTTCTTGTCTTTGTTATTTTGCTGCAACAGTTTGAAGGCAATGTGATTTATCCAAGAGTTGTTGGCAGCTCTATTGGTTTACCATCTATGTGGGTTCTGCTGGCCATTACTATTGGCGGTGCTTTAGCAGGTTTAGTTGGTATGCTGATGGCTGTACCTATTTTAGCCAGCCTTTATCAAATTATTAAAGATCATGTTTATCAAAAGCAAACACAAAAAGCTTCCCAAGAGAAATAA
- a CDS encoding zinc-binding alcohol dehydrogenase family protein: MKAVLVEQPGSSEQLKVVEREIPKIKEGWSLVKIKGFGINRSEIFTRKGYSPSVVFPRVLGIECVGIIEETSDKNHFFHGQKVVSIMGEMGRAFDGSYAEYVLLPNEQIYPIKTNLTWDKLAAAPESYYTAYGAYKNLKLKKQDLVLVRAGASGVALAFLNLLKASLPEIKVTASVRSLAKKQQLLDSGYDEVIIDRDSCLQTKQKFDKVLDLIGPACIDDTLNHVADGGIICLVGLLGGQWTLDNFDPIMALQNNIYLTTFYSGNINLNKLQELFDFIAKYAVPIKAEKIFTIDHIKEAHDYLESPQAFGKVIVLNGDA, from the coding sequence ATGAAAGCAGTACTCGTTGAACAACCGGGCTCATCTGAACAATTAAAAGTTGTGGAAAGAGAGATTCCTAAAATTAAGGAAGGTTGGTCTCTGGTAAAAATTAAGGGATTCGGTATCAATCGTTCTGAAATTTTTACGCGTAAGGGTTACTCGCCGTCTGTTGTTTTTCCAAGGGTTTTAGGCATTGAATGTGTCGGTATTATTGAAGAAACATCGGATAAAAACCATTTCTTCCATGGACAGAAAGTTGTTTCCATTATGGGAGAGATGGGAAGAGCATTTGATGGCAGCTATGCTGAATATGTCCTTTTGCCAAATGAACAAATTTACCCTATAAAAACAAATCTAACTTGGGATAAGTTGGCAGCAGCTCCTGAGAGCTATTATACAGCTTACGGTGCCTATAAAAATTTGAAATTGAAAAAGCAGGATCTTGTTCTTGTTCGAGCAGGAGCAAGCGGTGTTGCTTTAGCTTTTCTCAATTTATTAAAGGCTTCCTTGCCTGAGATCAAGGTGACTGCCAGTGTACGTTCTCTTGCAAAAAAGCAACAACTTTTAGATAGCGGCTATGATGAGGTTATTATTGACCGAGATAGCTGTTTACAAACGAAGCAAAAATTTGATAAGGTTTTGGATTTGATAGGTCCTGCTTGTATTGATGATACTTTAAACCATGTTGCTGATGGTGGTATTATCTGTCTAGTTGGTTTATTAGGCGGTCAATGGACCTTGGACAATTTTGATCCCATCATGGCTCTGCAAAATAACATTTATCTAACAACTTTCTATTCTGGCAATATCAATTTAAACAAATTGCAAGAGCTCTTTGATTTTATTGCTAAATATGCTGTTCCTATTAAGGCGGAAAAGATTTTTACTATTGATCACATTAAAGAAGCACATGACTACTTAGAAAGTCCTCAAGCTTTTGGCAAAGTTATTGTATTGAACGGAGATGCCTAA